GATCCCGGCAAGCACTGAAAAACACCTTTGGAAGACAATTCGCGCTGATAATCCAGCAACGTGATGAGCTCAGGACCAGAGCCAGAGAAGCTGAAGCTAAAGGGAGGATTTTGGAGAGAAGGCACATCCTGATGAAGGCACAAGTCAGAGCTGTGCATGAGGCCTACCTAAGAGATATCGAGTTACGTAAACTCAGCAACCCATAACCAAATGTTGTGTGAACCTTGGGTTCTGGAACCAGGGGATGTGATGTTTGTGAGAAATTGGAAGTTATTTGATAAAGTTATTTGTCACTTACCCAAGTGGAGAGAAATGGCTAGTTATTTGATGCAAGATGATTTGCAGTTGACAGCAAGTCAATAGCCTTATGACAGGCTTCTCTCATGAGAGAGTTAGGTGAAAGAATGAAAATATACAATCAATTCCATGCATTCGTGCATAAATTCCATGCATAATTCCTTTGAATACCATAATGATCTTAGCTTTTCTGTACAATATTTTAATAAAAATGTATACATTGTATATATTTTCCATTTTACCTATATTAAAGTGGATGAGAAAAAAATAATTtctaagtgtgtgtgtacgtaACAGCCTACACTCCTTTAGAGTCAATGGTttatgtcatgacgttgccctctttgggtacagcgaacactatttccccctccctctgctccagcCCTTTTCTATGCATCATTCCCCTACCTCTGTCACacccaggctgctgtggtcagaagAGGTAGTAAATTCCTAGAGAAGATCCTGCCTCATGgccagacagtatagagagagtgagttttcatagagagaacaaaggaatttcttccacctcacagaactggaGAACCAAACGtcatttatgttctggagaaggtataaaagattggtgaagaatccggctacgaactggtccgtttggtacaattttgtttaactcatgagagacaatacagccacattaccataatgATGTTTATACAATAGCCTCATGAGGCTTAcatataagatgaatgagtgagggtgatactgtttgtgaaattgtgtaatgtgattttggactgtttaatgaaggaaactccaattccctaaAAAGTTTCACTAAGTCAGGACCTGGCGTCATGAGACAGCCTTTTCTATGTcccgaataaaacccccacctGGGTTTAATATcagcagaccgagcttacctcaattacgagatggctaaaggttgcagaccagtTTACCACGAGAGGGCCAATGTTTGAGTAGAGACTATAAACCTGAGTATAAACGAAGGTTTGAGTAGatggctgaatcttttaaccatgccacgtggttaaactcttagactatcgataccgacagaataagaacaagtctgatattaattactagtctgcagctaggaattcggcatcattgaacgcgaagaccgacatctattctataacgacatgaatgaatgtcactctgaactagccaatctaaccacgacagagagagagagggcggacagACTCTCCAAcaaaaacaaacttttcaacagagatccAGATGACACActgagtgtaaatatatatatattgattgcaattgttcccgaatgagtgagagttcatgtgcaaaggattagcatttaaaTGGTTATAATTATCACTCTAACAAGCCACCATACTGGTtaagcccactagggcacatccccCTATCATTTCTTTGTAACCATATctactttgtttgtttgtgttatgcatttctgtgagtacttagtaaataaatgattttaagataattgatgtatggatgactcatagtgaagactgggttcgtgcagataaccaacaatttatggACGTTTGGagtgagactaacgtgaggtaaagaataattcattaatcagaagactaggtgatcagatattaaaatatctgaaagttatattaggaaaattataacttttgtaatctgaatattttccttggtgccctgacttcctagttaatcacgtaataataattacagagaaatttTGATAGATTCatcttcagtttaatgatgccaaagacacaacaGCTATTACCAGAAAAGAATAACCTTTTAAATTGCTTTATTGTAACTCAACACTTTCAAGGTATATACAATAATTGTATTAAAGTATAAAAAATATATCCTATTTCATAATTAAAGTAGAAGTACAACTATTACAATTATCACCAAGAGCACATCAACTCCTACTGACCCAAATAAACAGTACAACCCAAACTAAATCATTAGTTTCATTGATATGGCCTTGGTTAGCAGATAGCACCAATCATTAGCCTGGGTACTATTATTTTTGCGTGAACATGCCGCTCCTCGTCACGCCAAACATGACAAGGAGTTGACATGATAGCAAAaaaagatctgggaccaggctaatcaATCATAGCACCAATGGAACAATTCCGTAACATGATAAGATGATAAATAGACGGATGCTGTATATGACAACTATGCGACAGGGTAGCTAGACAGCTATGGTTTGGTACAGTACATTTGTTAGGTGGGTGGCTAGCTATATAGTGttgtacagtaaggtacaggacagaaTGATACAGTTTGCTGAGATATCATGAACTGTAGAGGTGAAAACATAATGGCCTTAGTAGGACATCAACAACTATAGGATTACTGTAGACAAGCAGGAAGTAAATCCCCAAAACATTCCTTATCCCAGCACacttcagttggtagagcatggcgtcaGCCATGCCAGGGTTGTGGATTTGATTCCCGGAGCTACCCAtacataaaatgtatgcacgcataagttgctttggataaaagcgactgctaaattgcatatattaTTCAACAAGTGACTTTCCGGGAGTCAGGCTCTGATGGTGATTCATGCCTAAAAGTAAGCCTATTGTTTTTTTTGTCCTGTCAATAAATGTATCAGATTTACCCAGAAACAGAAGGATCTGTATTCTCCCTGATAGTCACTAGTTAAAGCGTCCTGGGGAAAGGAgtgtttttaaaaattatttccAAGTCCCTCAGCCGAACAGATGATTCCTTTTTTTGTTTTAGCTGGACTGAAGCGTGTTTGGGTGTACTTTTCCAAGCTGGAAGTGAAGACTGTGTAAACTATTAATGTCTGCAAACAGCACTTTCCTTTCTTGAAAAAATTGATATATTATAGCCGTCTAATTGTAACATATACACACTCAAAATCCACATATTTCATATAGATGAAAAGAGCCCTCTGAAAATGGACCTGGATAAATAAGTGTGTTTGGGGAGAGTATCCTCAGatgggataggtgtgtgtgtctgtgtgtgtgtgttctgagatAATCTTTGGGGATGGTCCCGTCAGATAGGAGAGGGGGCCCGCAGAGAGCTGGTGAGGACTAAGTTGCCGAACACGTTGGCATAGGATGCTTTGAGGAACTGGACGTAGTTCTGCAGACTCCTGTTGATGCTGTCTGACTGCTCCAGACGATCCTTCACATCCTGCAGACGCGACTGATAACGCCGCTCCACCTGGgggggggcacacacacacagttatgaaATGATCTCTGATTGTGTAAGGTCAGTATTGTCGTGATTCAATGTCTTTGACCACAATAGGTTTAGAGACTATCATAGATTATAATCAGAGTTTTACATGAGAGATGTGCATTTTTAAAACACTCGCCCACACCTCCTCTTTGCTACGGCGTAGGGTGGTGAGTTCTGTGGCGGTTCTGCTCAACTGTGTCTCTAGGTCCACCACCTTGGACTGGGTGGAGCGCTCTTTGGTGGACGCACGCTCCTGGGTGTTGGACACCTATACACCAGGACAGAGATACTCCATCAGACAGAGCAACGGACTTCTCACCTTGTTACAACAAAGATAAAACATCCTCAGGGAAGAAAACTATCGTCATAGTATTTTAGCTGATGTCGTGGTGAGATTTTTGTTGTCTGAAAATGACTGCTCCCCAGCCTCCCCCTGTCCCCAGGCAGCCAGGAGCCCCAGACAGACCTGCAGTCGGGCGTCTTCTAAAGCCTCCTCCAGCTGGTGGGTCAGGTGGGTGCACTCACGGGacttctcctccagacagagaTGGTTGCTGTGGATGGTCTCCTCCCGCTTGGCGATCACCCCCGCCAGGTCCCTGCTTTGACTGGTGGCCTCCTCCAACTTCCTGtaagggagagacagggtgggaaggagggagggagggatagggtggttaaagggagagatagaggggagggctGTAAGACCCAGGTATGCTCACACATACATCACACGggatacataaacacacacagagggggggGTCACATGTATCCGCCGGGGTCACActaacactgtactgtatgtcactttggatatacagttgaagttggaggtttacatacactatagccaaatacatataaactcagtttttcacaattcctgacatttaatcagagtaaaaatgtcctgtcttaagtcagttaggatcaccactattttaagaatgtgaactgtcagaataatagtagagagaatgatttatttcagcttttatttctttcatcacattcccagtgggtcagcagtttacatacactcaattagtatttggtagcattgcctttaaattgtttaacttgggtcaaacgttttgggtagccttccacaagcttcccacaataagttgggtgaattttttgctcattcctcctgacagagctggtgtaactgagtcaggtttgtaggcctccttgctcgcacacgcttttcagttctgcccacaaattttctataggattgaggtcagggctttgtgatggccactccaaaaccttgactttgttgtccttaagccattttgccacaactttggaagtatgcttggggtcattgtcaaattggaagacccatttgcaaccaagcttgatattttgcttcaatatatccacataatttccatccctcatgatgccatctattatgtgaagtgcacatttacattacatttacatttaagtcatttagcagacgctcttatccagagcgacttacaaattggtgcattcaccttatgacatccagtggaacagtcactttacaatagtgcatctaaatcttaaaggggggggggtgagagggattacttatcctatcctaggtattccttaaagaggtggggtttcaggtgtctccggaaggtggtgattgactccgctgtcctggcgtcgtgagggagtttgttccaccattggggggccagagcagcgaacagttttgactgggctgagcgggagctgtacttcctcagtggtagggaggcgagcaggccagaggtggatgaacgcagtgcccttgtttgggtgtagggcctgatcagagcctggaggtactgaggtgccgttcccctcacagctccgtaggcaagcaccatggtcttgcagcaaagcaccctcaacaacatgatgctgccacacccgtgcttcgcagttgggatggtgttcttcggcttgcaagcatcctctccccccccaaacaaaacaaatggtcattatggccatacagttctatttttgtttcatcagaccagaggacatttctccaaaaagtacaatcttcacccccatgtgcagttgtaaaccgtagtctggcttttctatggcagttttggagcagtggtttcttccttgctgagcagcctttcacgttatgtcgatataggactcgttttactgtggatatagatacatttgtacctgtttcctccagcatcttcacaaggttttttgctgttgttctgggattgatttgcacttttcacactaaagtaaagtacattcatctctaagaTACATCTCTAAGAGAcacaacgcgtctccttcctgagcggtatgacggctgcgtggtcccatggtgtttctaattgcgtactattgtttgtacagatgaacgtggtaccttcaggtgtttggaaattgctcccaaggatgaaccagacttgtggaggtctacaatttttcttctgaggtcttggctgatttctttagatttttccatgaggtcaaacaaagaggcactgagtttgaaggtaggccttgaaatacatccacaggtacacctccaattgactaaaattatgtcaattagcctattatataattttctggaattttccaagctgtttaaaggcacagtcaacttggtgtatgtaaacttctgacccactggaattgtgatacagtgaattataagtgaaattgtaaacaattgttggagaaatgtcctaaccgacttgccaaaactatagtttgtaaacaagaaaattgtggagtggttgaaaaatgagttttaatgactccaacctaagtgtatgtagacttcaactgtagtagtcaggggcgcaactttggtggGGGGGACATActtttaaaattattttatttttatagtcggataaacactccaaacagcctacacgACAGCTCGGAGGCATCTGCATGGCCCTAAAGCACACCGTTgtctcgttttgtatcacatttcAATGAGAAAACTGGGGGGGGCACAAAAATGCATGTCACCAGCGAAAGTTGCACCCCTGATATTAGTTATcatattacaaacacacacaggaacatgcacactgtacacacatacaAACTCATACTGTTCAGTGTGTAATGATATTCATGCGGGTCATTGCAAGTGTCAGGCTCTGGAATAGCCGtaactgtctgacctctctagACTCTCCACGGTTTTGCAGCTGTTTGTTCTCCTCCAACAGCACCGAGTTCTTCACTCTCATCAGCTCCACCTGGGTGCCTTGTTGCtccacctagagacagacacacacacacaccacccattaATAAACCATTAATAACACCAATAAAGCCACAGTCTGGAAGCATACCATTACGTTTTGTGTGCAGCACACACACCATGCTCAGGTCAGCCAAGgtggcacacacactcacaaacacttcccacctcccatacacacacacacacacacactttccaccccccccccccacacattcATGCGCAGGTCGGACAGGGCAGTGGTCAGCTCGGTGCTGTGTCTCTCCTGGGCGTGTTCCCTGTCCTGAGCTTCCTCCAGTAGGACCTCTGTGCTCCGCAGTGCCTCCAGCTCTGTCAGCCGGCCCAGCAGCTCCCTTCACACCACCTCCAACTCCCTCTCCATCCAAAAGGGGGGGTGTggttcagttgaagtcggaagtttacatacacttaggttggagtcattaaaactcgtttttcaaccactccacaaatttcttgttaacaaactatagtcttggcaaatcggttaggacatctactttgggcatgacacaagtaatttttccaacaattatttacagagattatttcacttataattcactgtatcacaattccattgggtcagaagttgactgtgcctttaaccagcttggaaaattccagaaaattatgtcatggctttagaagcttctgataggctaattgacaattTTAGTCAatacctaccttcaaactcagtgcctcgttgcttgacatcatggggaaatcttttttttttttttttacctcctaCCTTTTAcctttccaaatgcctgaaggtaccacgttcatctgtacaaacaatagtacgcaagtatcaACAGCATGAGAccaggcagccgtcataccgctcaggaaggagacgcgttctgtctcctagagatgaacgtgctttggtgcaaaaagtgcaaattaatcccagaacaacagcaaaggaccttgtgaagatgctggaggaaacaggtacaaaagtatctatccacaggaaaacgagtcctatatcgacataaactgaaaggccgctcagcaagccactgctcaaaaaccgtcataaaaaagccagactacagtttgcaactgcacatggggacaaaaatcgtactttttggaaaaatgtcctctggtctgatgaaacaaaaatagaactgtttggccataatgaccactgttatgtttggaggaaaaagggtgacacttgcaagccaaagaacaccatcccaaccatgaagcacgggggtggcagcatcatgttgtgggggtgctttgctgcaggagggactggtgcacttcacataatagatggcatcatgaggaatggaaattatgtggatgtcttgagattttgcttcaatatatcagtcaggaagttaaagcttggttccaaatgggtcttccgaatggacaatgaccccaagcatacttccaaagttgtggcaaaatggcttaaggacaacaaagtcaaggttttggaatggccatcacaaagccctgacctcaatcctatagaaaatttgtgggcagaactgaaaaagcgtgtgcgagcaaggaggcctacaaacctgacgcagttacaccagctctgtcaggaagaatgggccaaaatgtacccaatttattgtgggaagcttgtggaaggcgacccgaaacgtttgacccaagttaaacaatttaaaggcaatgctacaaaatttatgtaaacttctgacccactgggaatgtgatgaaagaaataaaagctgaaataaatgattctctctaGAATTATTCTGACAtctgacattcttaaaataaagtggtgatcctaactgaccgaagacagggaatttttactctgattaaatgtcaggacttgtgaaaaactgagtttaaatgtatttggctaaggtgtatgtaaacttcagacttcaactgtatatggccaatataccatggctaagggctgttcttatgcacgacgcaaagcggagtgcctggatacagcccctagccgtggtatattggtaaTATACTACAAatcccccgaggtgccttactgctattatgaactggttacccctgtaattagagcagtaaaaataaatgttttgtcatacccgtctGTCATAAGCGGTCTGAACCCGctttgcgtcgtgcataagaacagcccttagccgtggtatattggccatataccacacctcctcgggccttattgcttaattcccTTTCATTTAGTATATTATTGCATGTTTGTGGGCACTGTATATGGGTACGACGTGGGcgtatacttgtgtgtgtgtgtgtacatacctgGGTCTTATAGCTGTCTACCAGGCTCTCGTATTGCTTCACAGAGGCTTTGACTTGTTGTACCTCTGACTGGGACAGAGCCAGCTTCTCCTCCACAGCAGATaacctggcctgaatgagggaaACACACTCATATGGCTGTCAGCCTGCAGTACGGAACGGTGTACATGTGTGTACCAGAATAATCTGACCACAAATCGGTGTTATGATGCAATGAAGCAATCTATTACCTGGTCAGCTAAATCTATGAATAATTAATTTAATTTGTATCTTTAATGTACTGAAACCAGAACCAACACATACTATTTGTTAGGTACCGGGTAGAAATGGGATTCTCGTAAAAGAAGAAAGTACCACATAATGGATTGGTACAGAAACAGATTAAAGGGGAAGGGAAACACTAGGCTTTAGAATGTCAGCTAACTGTAACGTTGCTTAGCTTTACTTCCTAAAGTGTTTACATTCCCCTTTAAAGCCCAATGAAAAATATCCATTCAAAGCGATTTCTAGTCCAACTTCCAGACTAAAATGAATCTGTCTCCGGGAAACTGGCCCAGAAATTTCAAGTGTTAATCCATTGTCATCATTGACCTTGAGGCTCTGGTTCTGTAGGCTGGCGTGGGTGCCCTCTGTGGTGAGACTGTGCAGGCGGTCCAGGAGCCCCTCTCTCTCGGCCCGGcccttgtcctctctcccatggAGCTGCTGTGTCAGGTCTGACATTTGGCTGCACACACAGGGTGGAGCAGGATGATAAAAATTGGATTATGAAGGATTTACGTCAGCTGGGCTTTATGTTAGACCATGGGAGTTTATACTGTGTAGACACTATTCTTGACATAGCTCATTCTAATATTTctactactgtacattacattttaGTTACTGTTTATAAACACAGCATATTTATTAATATACTGGATTCTTGATGTAGCACACTCTAATATATCTACTGCTTTACATATCATTCTTagtctacactacatgaccaaaagtatgtggacacctgctcgtcgaacatctcattccaaaatcatgggcattaatatggagttggtcccccctttgctgctataacagcctccactcttctgggaaggctttccactagatgttggaacattgctgcagggacttgcttcgattcagccacaagagcattagtgaggttgtgccctgatgttggccgattaggcctggctcgcagtcgacattccaattcctcccaaaggtgttcgatggggctGAGGTTAGTGCTCTGTatgggccagtcaagttcttccacaccgatttcaacaaaccatttctgtatggatctcactttgtgcacgggggcattgtcatgctgaaacaggaaagggccttccccaaactgttgctacaaagttggaagcacagaatcatctacaaTGGCAATGTCATccttgtcatagactgttctctctgctaccacacggcaagcggtatcggagcaccaagtctaggtccaaaagacttcttaacagcttttacccccaagccataagactccagaacagctaatcaaatggctatccagactattttcattgcccccccctcttttaaactgctgctactctctgtttattatctatgcacagtcactttaactctacctaaaactgcattgttggttaagagcttgtaagtaagcatttcactgtaaggtctacacctgtttgtattcagcacatgtgacaaataacatttgatttgctgtagcattaagatttcccttcaccggaactaaggggcctagcccgaaccatgaaaaacagccctgactcttattcctcctccaccaaactttacagctggcactatgcattagggcaggtagcgttctcttggcATCCACCTAGATTCGtccttcggactgccagatggtgaaatgtgattcatcactccagagaatgcgtttccactacCCCAGAGTCcaatgagctttacaccactccagccgatgcttggcattgcacatggtgatcttcggcttgtgtgcggcttcttggccatggaaacccatttcatgaagctcccgatgaacagttatttTGCCAATGTcgcttccagaggcaatttggcactcggtagtgagtgttgcaaccaaggacagaccatttttaaaGAGCTATGAgtttcagcactcggtggtccctttctgtgagcttgtgttgtggcctaccacttcgcggctgagccgttgttgctcctagaggttttcaattcacaataacagcacttacagttgaccagggcagctctagcagggcatacattttacaaactgacttgttgaaaaggtggcatcctatgacggtgtcacattgaatgtcactgagctcttcagtacgggccattctactgccaatgtttgtgtatggagattgcatggctgtgtgctcgattttatacacctgtcagcaacatgtgtggctgaaatagtcaaatccacaaatttgaagggatGCCCACATACTCTTGTATATATTATGCATCTTGTGTAAATTAATCtggtgtatacagtatatgtatagaTTGCATGTGGATTACTGTAACAGTTTTATTTGGGTTTTTAATGAATTAGTACAGAAAATCTTGATTTGTCTTTTGGTTGTGGGTTATCTGTGTACTTCTTTGACATTtcactgcattgttaggagctagtaagaTGGGCATTtcactgcattgttaggagctagtaagaTTGGCATTtcactgcattgttaggagctagtaagaTGGGCATTtcactgcattgttaggagctagtaacatggGCATTTCACTGCATTCCCTATAAGATCTGCTAAACGGTGTTACGCGACCAATGACTTTGATTTgactatattttacatttgacatATTTATGATTGTGCTTGATTCTGTGTCCCCTCTTATTTTGAGAGAAAGTGGTCAATCAACTGAagcatctctccctttctctcacctgTTGAGGACTGAGACCTCCATCTCTAGCTGAGTCTTGTCCTTCATTTCCTGGGCGTGGCGACCACGCCAGTTCTCTGCTGCTGATAGGGCCTCTGCCATCTGATTCTCCTGTGAAGTCAACAATATCATCCAATAGATTTGAACATTATTTAAGCCAGGCCCCGCAGAGCTACACGGTACATCTGGCTGATGTTCTAGCCCATTATTAACAAAGGTTGAATAATCATCAAGCTATTCTTCTGTGGGATATCTTGTTCCTAAACACTGATTCAAGGtcagttttttaaataaaaattagACAGTTaggccaccttctcctccccttcacctaccACATCCAGTAGCTGGGTGCTGAGCTGCCCGGCGGTATCTTCGCTGCGTTCAGCCTGGTGTTTCTGGGCCCGTGTGGCCCTCTTCAGGTCCTCTTTGTCGGCCTCCGCCTGAAGTTTCAGACTCCGCAACTGCTCCAGCAGGTGACCCATCTCTCCCTGCTGCTGACTGGCCACCCGCTCCAGGTTCTTGACAAATCCGAAAGCAGAGGGTGAAAAAAAACATACAGGAAGAAATTTTGTCTGCAGAAGAAAAAATATTTGTAGTGGGAATGATCTTTTCACTTTTCTTTTACAATAAGGCATAGGCAAAGTATGTAAACATAGCAAAATGAAGCTGCTCCAGAGCAAGATGAATTGCATACTAAACAGAATCCACACAACAAACATGTCACTCTACTCTACCTTGATTTGCACAGCAAGGCGGTTGTTGTCAGCCTCTTTGCTGCGTAATTGGCTCTGCAAGTGTGCCCGAGTAGACTCCAGCACTTTACAGTTCGCCTGTGGTCTTAGCATTCTCCTGGAACATCAACAGACAGAAAATACAGTATCGTAATCATTCAAATAATTAAATATTTGATGAACACCCTGCGAGTGTGTGAGACACATTACTGCCTCTGTACTTCACCATCTCTGTGTCCAGAAGCGTAGTCAGttgctttacctccctctctttcacttg
The sequence above is drawn from the Oncorhynchus gorbuscha isolate QuinsamMale2020 ecotype Even-year linkage group LG11, OgorEven_v1.0, whole genome shotgun sequence genome and encodes:
- the LOC124047722 gene encoding outer dense fiber protein 2-like encodes the protein MKKALRTRSFSPPLHVHVNETTPVHVKKSRSPARTPQGKTKGDGGNLRTTAKVKTRVPWIPPGKASIRDASYKWEITALPQSEISHSLLRFADLSSEEEEVLHGRINQYERKIDSLMTEVELRKKEQLLVRQSEKLSASQQVIEEQEEELAEVCNELEVTERENSRLRHSMEKMLDESDCTSRLERSMESMQLEKDTLLRKLMEAEIDGTETAIQVSALRETVTKMRNVSTSRMSGTESSLLAHQKELLLQKLETFEATNRTLRHLLREPHGHELESTRMSEQKDVLLKRLTDTEAENSRRMLRPQANCKVLESTRAHLQSQLRSKEADNNRLAVQIKNLERVASQQQGEMGHLLEQLRSLKLQAEADKEDLKRATRAQKHQAERSEDTAGQLSTQLLDVENQMAEALSAAENWRGRHAQEMKDKTQLEMEVSVLNSQMSDLTQQLHGREDKGRAEREGLLDRLHSLTTEGTHASLQNQSLKARLSAVEEKLALSQSEVQQVKASVKQYESLVDSYKTQVEQQGTQVELMRVKNSVLLEENKQLQNRGESREVRQKLEEATSQSRDLAGVIAKREETIHSNHLCLEEKSRECTHLTHQLEEALEDARLQVSNTQERASTKERSTQSKVVDLETQLSRTATELTTLRRSKEEVERRYQSRLQDVKDRLEQSDSINRSLQNYVQFLKASYANVFGNLVLTSSLRAPSPI